The Populus trichocarpa isolate Nisqually-1 chromosome 2, P.trichocarpa_v4.1, whole genome shotgun sequence genome has a window encoding:
- the LOC7461836 gene encoding uncharacterized protein LOC7461836: METFSHSSYPDSRETEDIHSSDDPLSTYKVKLMCSDGGKIQPRLHDNQLAYIGDDTKILSVDHGIKFSGMVHKLASLCGGATDIFFKYQLPGEDVDALNSVTNDEDLEHMMIEFDRLHRASAKAAKLRLFLFSLKSFVPSEVKSERQLFVDALDSVSVQSLESSLPSAKAAVSAENPDFVRTG, translated from the coding sequence ATGGAGACTTTCTCTCACTCTTCTTACCCAGACTCCCGCGAAACCGAAGACATTCATTCATCAGACGACCCGCTGTCAACCTACAAAGTCAAATTAATGTGTAGTGATGGTGGGAAAATCCAACCAAGACTCCACGATAACCAACTCGCTTACATCGGAGACGACACGAAAATCCTATCCGTCGATCACGGTATCAAGTTTTCTGGGATGGTGCATAAACTCGCGTCTCTTTGTGGTGGGGCCACTGATATCTTTTTTAAGTATCAACTTCCTGGTGAAGATGTTGATGCTTTGAATTCCGTTACAAATGACGAGGATCTTGAGCACATGATGATTGAATTCGACCGGTTGCACCGGGCTTCCGCTAAGGCCGCGAAGTTACGGTTATTTCTGTTTAGTTTGAAAAGTTTCGTTCCGAGTGAAGTGAAATCGGAGAGGCAGTTGTTTGTGGATGCTTTAGATTCTGTAAGTGTGCAGAGTCTAGAATCTTCTTTACCATCCGCCAAGGCGGCTGTTTCAGCGGAGAATCCGGATTTTGTTCGAACTGGATAA
- the LOC7467214 gene encoding glycine-rich domain-containing protein 2: MEKQQELEWAKAQKIATNVDLVAAAKKQLRFLAEVDRHRYLYDGPSLDRAIHRYKYCWLPLLAKHAKSPVTKSPLVAPLDCEWIWHCHRLNPVCYRNDCKELYGRILGTWNVVSSTQAVCKKQTEEFWNRTYPTEQYELNPSTQLVEGVGEAILGAQKSTEYDLVSAVKRQSSFYYQVSSPHMKNDTFLEEAVARYKGFLYLIKRNQERSIRHFSVPTYDVDLIWHSHQLHPVSYCKDLVAIIGRVLEHDDTDSDRSKGKRLDTGFSGTTKQWEETFGSRYWKAGAMHRSDAPSPLKISLGELDTSNKNDTASNQYQSIIQLPKKKLIEVMVEIVEVRDLPAEHNGGLSVILSKKQPDLYFNGRRMSILSKAGKKDVAVFRCEPTGELIFKLVSYPSSVSHIARPEKILGTALISLHDLMKTGSPLSIEKWFELVPNSGIVGSKPVNLWIALSFTPPVQAPSLLHMVQTRPSTTSCFFPLSGSFQQDETWTCVVDEGGNRIINLQMRYSKKAEAKDKKEVIGMTSSGERLVLAEFAGTGWSLMNSSWWLQPHQIITDASRIFELTGSHKVIVFPGRKLEYEIKCEKHKSEQNFMTAVKFSAEYPHGKAVALFDLKSASLKVNEEWLGFPGILLAFLLSDTPRNESNGQFNTDGESAKEMDTDSKQYANTSSKEDKTTNQIQDIEDTAKATTQEPYKSGDECDCGVVAQVEVMGGKGTGVVKNVTGEENHSNGSKAIINSGTYCSNLLGLVGSDSASHLILEDEAKSAHCGGCGSCHGGCGGCGSQTASSIFQGDAANSPHCGGCGSCHGGCGGCGSCHGSSCGQDQQ, from the exons ATGGAGAAGCAGCAAGAATTGGAGTGGGCTAAAGCACAGAAGATTGCAACAAATGTAGACCTTGTAGCTGCAGCTAAAAAGCAGTTGCGATTCCTTGCAGAGGTTGATAGGCATCGGTACCTCTATGATGGCCCTTCCTTGGACCGGGCCATTCACAG GTACAAGTACTGTTGGCTTCCTTTGTTAGCCAAGCATGCTAAGTCTCCCGTTACAAAAAGCCCTTTGGTTGCCCCGCTTGATTGTGAATGGATCTGGCATTGTCACAGGCTCAATCCG GTGTGCTACAGGAATGACTGTAAGGAACTTTATGGGAGGATTCTCGGTACCTGGAATGTTGTATCTTCCACTCAGGCAGTTTGTAAGAAGCAAACTGAAGAATTCTGGAATAGAACCTATCCTACGGAACAATATGAACTGAATCCAAGCACCCAGTTAGTGGAGGGTGTTGGGGAAGCTATTCTAGGAGCCCAAAAAAGCACAGAATATGATCTAGTTTCAGCTGTCAAAAGGCAGAGTTCTTTCTATTATCag GTATCAAGTCCCCATATGAAAAATGATACCTTTCTTGAAGAAGCTGTAGCTAGATACAAGGGATTTCTGTATTTAATCAAGAGAAACCAGGAGAGGTCCATCAGGCATTTCAGTGTTCCAACTTATGACGTTGACCTCATCTGGCATTCTCATCAACTACATCCTGTTTCTTACTGTAAAGATCTGGTGGCAATAATAGGCAGGGTGCTAGAGCATGATGACACTGATTCTGATAGAAGTAAAGGTAAAAGGCTGGATACTGGGTTTTCTGGGACCACTAAGCAGTGGGAGGAAACATTCGGTTCAAGATACTGGAAGGCAGGAGCTATGCATAGAAGCGATGCTCCATCTCCTCTCAAAATCAGTTTGGGTGAACTAGACACTTCAAACAAGAATGATACTGCTTCCAATCaatatcaaagtatcattcagCTTCCAAAGAAAAAGCTGATTGAG GTTATGGTGGAAATTGTGGAGGTTAGAGACTTACCAGCTGAGCATAACGGAGGCCTTTCCGTAATACTTAGTAAGAAACAGCCAGATTTGTATTTCAATGGCAGGAGAATGAGTATCTTGTCCAAGGCAGGGAAGAAAGATGTCGCTGTTTTCCGATGTGAACCCACAGGAGAGCTCATCTTCAAACTTGTGTCCTATCCATCCTCTGTTTCACATATTGCAAGGCCTGAGAAAATATTGGGGACAGCATTAATCTCTCTACATGACCTCATGAAAACAGGTTCTCCTTTGTCAATTGAAAAATGGTTTGAATTGGTGCCAAATTCTGGAATTGTAGGTTCCAAGCCAGTCAATCTCTGGATTGCTCTCTCTTTCACTCCTCCAGTACAGGCACCATCATTGCTGCACATGGTCCAGACTCGTCCATCCACAACATCTTGTTTCTTTCCCCTCTCTGGAAGTTTTCAACAAGATGAAACTTGGACATGCGTTGTGGATGAGGGTGGCAACAGGATCATCAACCTCCAGATGAG aTATTCAAAGAAAGCGGAGGCCAAAGACAAAAAGGAAGTGATCGGCATGACCAGCTCCGGCGAAAGACTTGTTCTCGCAGAGTTTGCTGGAACAGGATGGTCTTTGATGAATTCCAGCTGGTGGTTGCAACCTCATCAAATAATTACTGATGCTAGTCGGATCTTTGAGCTCACTGGTAGCCATAAG GTGATCGTTTTTCCTGGTAGGAAACTGGAGTATGAAATCAAATGTGAGAAGCATAAAAGCGAACAAAATTTCATGACAGCTGTCAAATTTTCTGCAGAATATCCTCATGGAAAAGCCGTGGCGCTGTTTGATTTGAAGTCTGCCTCTCTCAAG GTGAATGAAGAATGGCTTGGATTTCCCGGGATTTTATTAGCTTTTCTACTCTCCGATACTCCGAGGAATGAGAGCAATGGACAATTCAATACCGATGGAGAGAGTGCAAAAGAAATGGACACTGATTCAAAGCAATATGCAAATACAAGCTCTAAGGAAGACAAAACAACCAACCAAATTCAGGACATAGAAGATACTGCGAAAGCAACAACCCAAGAACCCTACAAATctggtgatgaatgtgattgTGGTGTTGTGGCTCAAGTTGAGGTGATGGGTGGAAAAGGCACTGGAGTTGTTAAGAATGTCACAGGTGAAGAAAACCACAGTAATGGATCCAAAGCAATAATAAACAGTGGAACATATTGCTCCAACTTACTTGGCCTTGTTGGTTCAGACTCTGCCAGTCATTTAATCCTAGAGGATGAAGCAAAGAGCGCTCATTGTGGTGGATGTGGCTCATGTCATGGTGGTTGTGGAGGGTGTGGTTCCCAGACTGCCAGTTCTATATTCCAAGGGGATGCAGCAAACAGCCCTCATTGTGGTGGGTGTGGCTCATGTCATGGTGGTTGTGGAGGATGTGGCTCATGCCACGGTAGCAGTTGCGGCCAAGATCAGCAGTAA